The window tcaggagtgagattgctgagtcatacagtcaatgtatttttaacttcataagaaactgccaaagtgtGTTCCAGAATGGCTGTACCATTTAACAGCCCCATCAGCAGTGAAGAAGAGAGCCAGATGCTCTGATCTTTGCAGGCCCTTGATATTGTCAGTATTTGGTCTCAGCCACTTTAGTAAGTATGTatcattgtggtttcaatttgcatttccccaaagGCTAGTAATGCTGAActcatttttcatgtgcttatttgccatctgaatACTTCCTTTGGTAAAACGTCTGCTcaagtcttttgtccattttccaAATGGAATGTTCATTTTCTTACTGCTGTATTTAGAGTTCCTTATATATATGGATACAAATTCTTTAttggatatatgatttgcaaatactttcttccaattgtggtttgtctttttatcttcttaaatGGGTCTTTTgcaaaacaaatgattttttttttttttatgaagccaagtttatttcttttatgatttgcaCCCTTGGTATTATGCCAGAGTTTTCCCAAGTGGTtgtacaggagaaaaaaaaaatcaacaattgTTTCCTCCTCACATGTGTTTAATACTGTGAGAGATGCTGAGAGATACATAGATATAGAAGAGTTGTGTTCAAGAAGCTTCTAGTTCAGTTtagacaaacacacaaataattaCAGCAGAAGATGGGAGGTGACTGTGAGTCATGTGAGTATTGCAGACTGAGTAGCTGGAGGAGGGTTCATGAGAAGGAAGGATCATTTTATATTGGAAATATTAGGAAAGTCTTCATGGAGGAGGCAGTATTTGAGCCCTAAGGATTTCAACAGTTGAAGACAGGGCAAGAACTGCACAAGCAGTGGAACAGATGATCAAAAAGTGGTCTGAGGGGGAGAAGCTAGAGGGAAAGAATAAGTTCACTTCTAAATAACAGCACTTAATCTTAAGGATTTCAACAGTGGAAGTCAGGGCAAGAATTGCACAAGCAGAGGAATAGATGGGACAGAAAAGTTAAGATCAAGAAGTGGTCTGCGGGGGAGAGGctagagggaaagaaaaagttgacttttaaattggagaaggaaatggcaacccactccagtgttcttgcaaaTAACAGCACTTAAAGGGCAACAAGCATTCATGAAGAGATGCCCAAAAGGCAGTTGGATATGCGAGTTTGGAGTTGGAAACTGGAAATAGGGATTTGAGAATCAACAACATAGGTCAGGTCTTTTATTAATACATGCCCCACAGCATCGTGTATTCTTCTCTAGATCACCAGTCACAGTTTAGAGCACCAGTCACAGTTATAATTAACAATTAACTGTGTAATCAGTTGCTTAATCTCTATCTCTCTTGCTAAAATTCCAGTCCCATGGAAGCAGAGTCCCAGCACCTAGTCCAGTGCCttgtactcagtaaatattgctGAATAAAGGAACGAAAGAAGTCGCTACTTCTAATAGCCATCATTTATTGAGCGTGCACATGGAGGCGCTGTGATGCACACTTGTACACACAACCTCTTGTAAGCCTCACAGTCATCTCAGGAAAAGGAGGTCAAGGATTCTCCAACCTAAATTCAATGGATTGGAGGCAATGCCTAGGAATCTGAATTTAAGTACTTCTAAAGAGTAGCCAGGTCTGGAGACTCCTCAGGTCGATGGTTTTgttgaaattttataaatgaagagacTAAGGTTCAGCAAATTTTGTTGTTCAACAAAATTTTGCTGTTGTGtctcactctctgtgaccccatgaactgtagcacgccaggcttccctgtccttcactatcttccagagtttgctcaaactcatgtccattgagtcagtgatgacatccaatcatcttatcctctgtcacccccttctcctcttgctctcaatcattcccagcatcagggtcttttccaatgagtacactcttctcatcaggtggccaaagtattggagcttcagcaccagtccttccaatgaatattcaggactgatttcctttaggattgactggtttgatctccttgcagtccaagggactctcaagagtcccctccagcaccacagtttgaaagcaccagtgACTTGTTCAAAGTCCCATGGCTAGGAAGAACCATGATGCAAAACTAGAGCTCTTTACCACaagcctccctgcctctgggagATATCATACTTAAAAATGAGTTTATGAGGGAACAGCAGAAGGCCAAAGACTGAGTCCTTGAAATCTGAGAGAGTAGTGAGCACTGCCAAATGCCAAAGAGAGGCCACGGAGGATGTGGCAGGAGGGAGAATCTGGAGATAATTTAATGATGTGTCTACAGTGCTTGAGTCTGCcattatagtaaaataaatacacaccCCCTGGCATAGGGCAAGGCACTCACTTAGGAGACCTGGCCAGCTGGAAGGAGATGTGGCTTGTGACTCAGCCAAGATTACTCTTTGGTAGTACAACTCTGTGCTAAAATAATTAAAGCCAAATATTTGGGCCTGTGGAGTAGTATGCCAAaaaagaggaggcagggaggcacaAGTCTCATGGGGGCATTTAAGTATGGAATCTCTGAAATGCTAAGCTATTCAGCAATTGCAAAACGCAGCTCACTTTAGATTTTCCAGGGCCACTACCCCTTTGATGGGTGATTCAGGTTTTTGCCTCACCCTCTTCTGCTCAATcggagaaggcggtggcaccccactccagtactgctgcctggaaaatcccatggacggaggagcctggtgggctgcagtccatggggtcgagaagagtcagacacgactgagcgacttcactttcgcttttcactttcatgcattggagaaggaaatggcaacccactccagtgttcttgcctggagaatcccagggccgggggagcctggtgggctgccgtctatggggtcacacagagtcggacacgactgaagtgacttagcagcttctGCTATATGTGTGTTTGCCTTTGGATTACTGCTTCTTTTGGAGACTGCAAAAGAAAGgcaaggacctccctggtggtccagtggtttaaaatCAGGTTaaaattgcctgccaatgcaggggatatgggtttgatccctgctcctgGGAtcttccacatgccatggaggaaTGAAGCCTGTGCAACACAACTATTGAAACCCACATTCTCTGGAGTCTGTGCTTtgtaacaaaagaagccactgcaatgagaagctcatgcactgcaatgaaaacccagcaaagccaaaaataaataaataaaaatttttaaaagaaaggtgaTTTTGCTTTTGGTAGTACAGTTAGAGTGAGACTGGAGCCACAGCCCAGAAAAGCTTCTAATTCTATGTGCTTGTTTCCACTTAGCCACACTCATGTTAACCCGTGGTAGCACAAACAGTCAAGAGGGCTATACTCTCACTCCCAAGGGGCAGCCTAGAGGCCTGTGCAAGGATACTGTGGGCAGTCTCATCACAAAACCTGACTCATTTGCTGTTGATCGTAGATGCAAAGCAATACATATCTGAAAGAAGCCAATGATGACATTAACCCCTTACATCTGTACAAAGCACCTTCACATGCACCAACTCAGTCTTTTATGACCTTGGTGTAACTGTTGCTATCCCCTCATGCTTAGTAAGTGGCAGGAGACACAATTCAAACCCATCACCTCTGATTCTTTGAATTACAAACCAGCCTGCTATTTTGTTATTGGCCAAAACCTTTCTGAAGCCCACTTAGCTTTATTCTGGCTacatagaaattaataaaactttGAGAGTCTCATTGCTTTAAGTAGAATTATGCAGTGAGGAAAGAAAGTGTGTTTGCTTGCTAGGAATCTTATGCAGGGTGCTGCAGCTAAGCCTGCTTCTTATCAGTAAGATGCGGATAAAGGTCACCTTGGGGAGTAGCCAGAAGGAAGTAAACCTATGCAAACTTCTTGCCACGATAGCTGGCAGAAAACATTCATTCAGTGACGTCAGCACTCTTCCATCCTTCACATTACCAGGTATTTCTGAGTCCACTGAACTCAGAATTGAGTCCCTGCCGCTCAGGTCTTGGTTTCTGAGGAGGAACCAAGGACCAGGCTGTGGTAGGGCCCAGTTATCTTACAAGACATAAAGCACAAAGACAAGAATATGCTCCAAAGTCCCACAGGACTCTATTCCCCGTCCCCTTTTTAGAGGCCTGTCTCAGGTAATATTTCTTCCATGAAAGTAAAATTTATCACAGAATTACATCCTTGAGATTCCAAGATCAAAAAAGGCCTTCAGTTTGGAATTCTGGAATCTACTAAAAagttcctccccttccctcctcaaAGTCATAGCCACATCCTGAGAGATTACAAGTTTGAAGACCCCACGCTGCTTCCTCCCAGCCCTCATCTTTACAGATCCCATTCTTGGAAATCACCCCTGTGCAGATAGGGAGGCCAGCTCAGTCAACAGCACTCTTCTGCACTTTCGGAACTTAATGTTTGCAGGGACCTCTTTTGtccaaatggagaaggcaattgcccactccagtacttctgcctggaaaatcccatggacggaggagcctggtaggctgcagtccatggggtcactaggagtcggacacgactaagcgacttcacttgcacttttcactttcatgcattggagaaggaaatggcaacccactccagtgttcttgcctggagaatcccagggacgggggagcctggtgggctgccgtctatggggtcgcacagagtcggacacgactgaagcgacttagcagcagcagcagcagcttttgtcCAAAGACAGATCTTCTAAACCAGATAAAAATATTCACAGACTGAAATCTCAAACGCCTACAGGGCCAGACAGGTAAAGTAGATGAATTAAGAAGGCGGACATTAATTAGTGGAGAGTGGTGGGGGACAGTGGTGAACAGGAACGCACACTTAACACATAAGTGGCAGGGGCACCTCAGCTCCGCCCATCATGGCCATCCCAGCTTTTCCCTCGGCTTCTCTCCATTCCCTGCAACTCAGGCTCTCGCGCCgcacctccctctcctctcttccccgGGGCGTTGCAGGCTTTCGGTGCAGCCACCCAACCCGGGCGCCCCCGAGAGCCGCAGAGGAGAAGCTGATGCGGTGCTCTCTGACGGAGACCCACTTTTCCCCTGGGAACCCCGAGCGGGCTGAAGGACGGGACAAAGCCGCGCCCTGAGGGTCTACACTCTAACTGGAAAAACAGGGCCTCACGCCCGGGAGCCCCGGGGTGGGTGTGAGAGTACAGCACACCTCGCAGAAAACACTAATCTCCCAGTGGATTAAAGCGGGCGAGGGCAGGGTCAAGGGACGCGATAGAACCGCGCAGTTTGCAGATGGGAAACCCCCATCGCTCAGGAACCCCTCCACACAAGTCACTTCCAAACCAGACGATTCTCGGCGAGGGGCTCATCAGACAGGCGTTGGCTCCTACACAAATGGCTCTGTCCCCTCGCCCTCGGTCCGGGGCGCGCGCAGCTGCAGGAGTCACTGCGCTTCCCCGCCCCCGCTCCTGGAGgcccccctctcccctctcccctctccgcCCGACCCGAGCAGGAGCTCCGCCCCCAACGCGCCGCCCTAGtcgtccccccaccccccacgcctTAAAACCCCGTGCACGCCGCCCCACCGCGCCCCGCCCGGCGCACCTCTCCTCTCCTCGCCAGCGCCAGCCGCAGCCGCAGCCGCTCTCCCGGCCCTGGTCTCGGCACCATGAGCTTCGGCTCGGAGCACTACCTGTGCGCCTCCTCCTCTTACCGCAAGGTGTTCGGGGACGGCTCGCGCCTGTCCTCGCGCCTCTCCGGGGCTGGCGGCTCGGGGAGCTTCCGCTCGCAGTCGCTGTCCCGCAGCAATGTGGCCTCCTCGGCCGCCTGCTCCTCGGCCTCGTCGCTCGGCCTGGGCCTGGCCTACCGCCGGTCCCCGGCGTCCGACGGGCTGGACCTGAGTCAGGCGGCGGCGCGCACCAATGAGTACAAGATCATCCGCACTAACGAGAAGGAGCAGCTGCAGGGTCTCAACGACCGCTTCGCCGTGTTCATCGAGAAGGTGCACCAGCTGGAGACGCAGAACCGAGCGCTCGAGGCCGAGCTGGCCGCGCTGCGGCAGCGCCACGCCGAGCCGTCGCGCGTCGGCGAGCTCTTCCAGCGCGAGCTGCGCGATCTGCGCGCGCAGCTGGAGGAGGCTAGTTCGGCGCGCGCGCAGGCCCTGCTGGAGCGCGACGGGCTGGCCGAGGAGGTGCAGCGGCTGCGGGCGCGCTGCGAGGAGGAGAGCCGGGGGCGCGAAGGGGCCGAGCGCGCCCTGAAGGCGCAGCAGCGCGACGTGGACGGCGCCACGCTTGCCCGCCTGGATCTGGAGAAGAAGGTAGAGTCACTGCTGGACGAGCTGGCCTTCGTGCGCCAGGTGCACGACGAGGAGGTGGCCGAGCTGCTGGCCACGCTGCAGGCGTCTTCGCAGGCCGCGGCCGAGGTGGACGTGGCTGTGGCTAAACCAGATCTGAGTTCGGCGCTGAGGGAGATCCGCGCCCAGTATGAGTCGCTGGCCGCCAAGAACTTGCAGTCGGCCGAGGAGTGGTACAAGTCCAAGTTTGCCAACCTGAACGAGCAGGCGGCGCGCAGCACCGAGGCCATCCGGGCCAGCCGCGAGGAGATTCACGAGTACCGGCGCCAGCTGCAGGCACGCACCATCGAGATCGAGGGCCTGCGCGGGGCCAATGAGTCCCTGGAGAGGCAGATCCTGGAGCTGGAGGAGCGACACAGTGCCGAGGTGGCCAGCTACCAGGTAAAGGTTGGAGCGCTGCGTAGAGAAGGGAGCCCTCTGCTCTCCAGCGCGTATTTCTCGCACGGTTGGGGCCCTCGAAATCAAGGGGCGGATAAAGGAGGGGACGGAAAGCGCCCCGCCCAGAGGCACTGGCAAACAAAAAGCCCTGGAGCCTCTCTCGCTAACTTTAGGGGCCTGGACGCCCTCTTTCCCTGCCCCTCACTTGCGTCCCTGTCTGAGCCCTTCTAACAAAGAAGCCCTCAAGCTTCAGCAGGTGGGCATAAACGCTGGCGACCTGAAGAACAACCCCTCCCAAAGAGGGAGTGAGCGCAATAGGGGTAGGTCGCAGCCTCTCCGTGGTTGGCGGTGCTGTTTCCGCTGCCTGGCTTGTTTGATTGACTTTGAAATGCTTTCTGTGCGTCCTGGGAATATTTCTGCACTTGGGTGGGGGAAGAATGCGAGACTATACTGGCAAGAGTTCTATCCCGTTGTCTTGACTTTTGCTCTCAAAGGAGTAGAGACTGGCAGTCAAGGAGATGAGTGATTGGGCTAGTAATAACCGCCCTGCTCTGTTCTCCCCCAGCATACACTCAGTTCCCTCGGCCACTGACTAACGGTATTTCTTCCTAAAGAAAGCATTACAGACGTTAGGAAAGGAGGATGGTCGGGCGCTGTCCTCGGTGCTGATCTAGAGTTCTTCCCATCTCAGAATTTCCCTCCAGTCTCTTGTCCCAGTTATGACTCTCTAGACAATTAACTgcttcgatttttttttttctcaacacaAACACATCAGTCTCGGCTACCTGCAATCAAGGGTCACCTCGTGGACAGCATCAATTTTCACGTTCATGGATGGCTTAGCATTTAACAAAAACCACTTAGTCTGCCCCGCAGCAGTGAAGTCCCACTCGAAAATTCCCATTTCCTTAACATTTTTCCATCCTAAGTGCATGTGATAAATCACAGAGATGAGTGCATCTTTGTTATAGGTCACTTATTTTTTTCCCGTCTTTGCCTGTCCTCTAAGCTCCTGTGAAGGTATCGATTggctctttcctccttttctttccaaaCAAAGGCCACTGCACCTTCAGTTTTACTACATGGAACATTCTGGGCTTATGACCACAAAGGACACAGAGGCAGGTGAAAAgtgtggaaaagaatctaaatagTGTGGTTCAGTTTCAAGGTGCAATAAAAGTTCCATTGGATAGAATGCTAATAGTTCAGAAACTTGCAATAATTCATTCTACCAAGCTCAAAGTTTCCATTTGATAAAATTAATTATGTTTAGGAACATTAAGAAAATCAATCAAGAAAGCAGTGAATCCTCAAAGTGCTATTTTTGTCTGGAGCCAGAGAATTATTATGGGTGTGCAGTATTTGCTGTTCATTATAAATAGCTCCCTTTGATAAATGAAGAAAGCTTGCTTGGGCtatttattttggtatttatAATTACAgtaatattcaaataaatacttttattccACTTCAAAATGTTTAACTTGAACTTTTAACTATGTGGCCTAGCTCTCAATGGCCTGAACTAATTACATTTAGTTAATTGAGACTTcgtattttcttctagaagcttcaAAGGATGGGCTACGTGGTCTTCTGCTGGGCTAGCCCAGTATTTCTCTAAAAAGGATAACTTACCCATAATCACCATCTGAATTGGGCTTTGCTATGTCCTCTGGTTGCTTGGTGTAGCCCCTATATTCTAAGAAATAGTGACAGTATTGtctggtttgttttgtttgctttaaaaggCTTTCAATGTTAGACAATAGTAGGGTCATCCAGACTAGCctgcagaaaacaaaaaacaacagaaactgcGGCATCTGCAGCTCTGCAGTGCTGCCCCCATCAGCCGTAGCCTCAGTGGACCTGCTGTGAATGGAAGAGGAGCTCAGACaacagatatatatatctatataaaagcTGAGGAGAGGTGCACATCTTCACCTGCGGGTCCTGAAGCCACAAGGGTGTCATCAGGCTGTTCTGACAATCTTAGCAGCGCTGATTGAGATGAAAAGCCTCCTTCCCCACAGTGAGATTCAGCCATTGTTTTCTTGCCCTCtaacccctccccctcccctttcacTGCAGTGATGGGAGGCtgttctctttcttctgcttcagagaTTAGTGGTAGGCCCATTTTCCTTTGCAGGTTTGCCACCCTCTTAAAGGCAGAGGAAGGCCCCATTAAAGTCACGTTTTCCCTGCCCCAGAGAGCTGACAGCCTATTTGAGGAAAGAAAGCTTATCACACTTTTGAAAGGGTGAAGAATGATTCAAGGTGACATATTAATAGTGAGTATACCGTGGTGTATGCAAGGGTTGAATCAGGCGACACGAAAAATTAAGAGGTGCTAGGACTATTGTCCTCAGAAGCCAAACAGAGCCATCCTCTTTAACTAAAGGCTTTCCATTTCTGACACAGGGTGATTCTGGTTCCTGCTTCACCACCATTAGAGTCCCTGTTCTGCCAAAGATGCCTAAGGACATTTTTGGATGGTACTGGGGGCCCTGGCCCTGTATGATGGTCAATCTTGGAAAGCTGAAGCTTTCCTTGAAAGACCTTGCGGAACAATCAGGATCACACCATCAGTTAATGCTCTCCAGGGAGATGAGCCAAGTCTGCcctcttctctccagtatgagaTTGAAATATAGCCTAATTAAACAGCAGGAAGGGGCTGGCCCCTTGGAGATTGGGGGTGGCAGTGGCTGCATATAAATCTATAACCTGATAGATCCATTTCTGAAATTAGAATTCAAGAAAAAGGTCTTCATTTggtccccttctctctcttttttttcaactCTTCCAtatgttttttgctttcttttgttctgtttttgtcccCTCTACCTCagtatattagggcttccctggtggctcagtggtaaagaatctgcctgccaatgcaggagatgcaggtttgatccctggggatcaggaagattcccctggaggaggaaatggtaaccctctctagtattcttgcctgggaaatcccatggacaaaggagcctggtgggctaaagtccatgggatcacaaagagacatgacttagcaactaaacaccaaaCATACCACCTCACTGTATTATTGCCACCTGGCCCACCCTGATAGAGCCCTTACAGAAAAACTAGTGGTTCCTAAACCCATTGACCCGCCAAGGTTACTTGGGAGCTTAACAGAAAGAGTCTCAGGCTTACTCCCAAAGATATGGATTCAGTAGTTTGCAGGTGGGGCCCAAGAATATGCAGTTTCAATAAAAGCACTGCAGCCTATCAATTCCTCAGACTGATTTGGGGGTGCACTGACTTAAACCACCTTTCCCAGTGTAAACCAGCCTATAGAAATACTTATAGtgcaacatttttaaagtattgtagAAAAAATCATGGGAAGAAACAAAGATAGGAGTGAGAAAAGGCTGCAGAGTGACCTGTGAGTGTACCACATATAGAAATCCTCTCTCTCCACCTTCGTTATCAGACAGAGTAGTAATTCTGAACAGCCTTCTTCAATCAGATGGTGCCGCACTCACTACTCTTCCCCTGGGTGAGGGCCCCTAAAAGTGATGAACCCACAGCTCTGTCTGTTAACCTGTGCGCCACTGCAGATGTCCTGGTGGCCTGTTCTCTCTCTTACTCCCAGTCCACATCCTTCGAGCCCTGAGGAGAATGCTCAGCACTCTGGTTAGCCATTCCAGGAGAGACCCTTGGAATGGGAGTGCCTCTCTCCTGTTCCCTCAGTCTAAGTCAGCAGCTGCTGcgtggttgggggagggggcagactgCAGCGCTTTGCTCAGATTTCCAGCTGGAGGCCATCTTTGGCAGGGCTTTTGAAGGGCAATGCAAGACTGCCTAGGGTGGGGAAGAAAGCGCAGACAAAGAGCCTAGATGTTGAAGAGCAGGGGTCAGCAGTCAGCATAGTTTCTTCTAAAAAGAGCAAAGTCATGCTTTATGTCTACACTGATCCATAAAATAGACCTGTGAAATGTGTGGCAGAAAAGTTCAAGGAAATCTCATCTATCTAGAACTCAGGTCCCCAGCAACCTCTCATTCAGAAAACAGctgtgaaacaaaaataatttttttaaaagaaactaattAACCTGCTGATGTGACACATCTGTCTCTAAATCACATATTCGGAAGTTGGCCCCTCTGTTGCCCCCCAGCTTGTTACTTTACTTTGTGATTCTAAAGCACTTTGCTATTTGGATTTCAAGCCTGCGGCAAGATAGAGAAGAGGAACCACCGGAGTCAGGCATTGTCAGGAGTGAGTAGCAGATTAGTTCAACTTTCAGGACAAAGAAAACCGCTAGTAGCAAACACTAGTTCAAATACTGCTCTCAGGGGCCATTTAgggaaaatatacagccttatatATACCTTAGTTGACCTAAAAGATAAAACACATCACAGAATTCTAGAGAAATAATTGATCATTATCTTAATCCTTAGTTGCTGAGAAAGGTTGCATTTTGTTTAGTATCCTAGGAAAGAGTAGTACAAAGCACTTTagaaaagtttttatttagaTTGGTTATTAAAAACTGTTATGGAAACCTGGGTGTCCAGAGCTGAAAAGCCTGTG is drawn from Bos indicus isolate NIAB-ARS_2022 breed Sahiwal x Tharparkar chromosome 26, NIAB-ARS_B.indTharparkar_mat_pri_1.0, whole genome shotgun sequence and contains these coding sequences:
- the INA gene encoding alpha-internexin, coding for MSFGSEHYLCASSSYRKVFGDGSRLSSRLSGAGGSGSFRSQSLSRSNVASSAACSSASSLGLGLAYRRSPASDGLDLSQAAARTNEYKIIRTNEKEQLQGLNDRFAVFIEKVHQLETQNRALEAELAALRQRHAEPSRVGELFQRELRDLRAQLEEASSARAQALLERDGLAEEVQRLRARCEEESRGREGAERALKAQQRDVDGATLARLDLEKKVESLLDELAFVRQVHDEEVAELLATLQASSQAAAEVDVAVAKPDLSSALREIRAQYESLAAKNLQSAEEWYKSKFANLNEQAARSTEAIRASREEIHEYRRQLQARTIEIEGLRGANESLERQILELEERHSAEVASYQDNIGQLENDLRNTKSEMARHLREYQDLLNVKMALDIEIAAYRKLLEGEETRFSTSGLSISGLNPLPNPSYLLPPRILSSTTSKGSATGLSLKKEEEEEEASKIASKKTSQIGESFEEILEETVISTKKTEKSNIEETTISSQKI